From the genome of Rathayibacter sp. VKM Ac-2804:
ACGAGCGGACCCGAGGCGGGGTCCGGCTGAGCTGGAGGGCCCGATCCGGGTCCGTTCGCGGGAGGTGGGGCATGCGAGTGGACGCGTGCCGGGCTCTGCTGGAGGTGCGAGGCCCGTTCCGGGTCCACTCGCGGCTTCATGCTGATCGAGTAGCGCGCGGGGCGCGCGTATCGAGATCCACCTGCGTCAGATCAGGGGTCTGCAGGCCCGCCGTGCTGAGCGCGGTGGGTCTCGATACGCCGCTGCGCGGCTACTCGACCAGCATGAGCGCGCCGCTTCGCGTCTACTCGACCAGCATGGAAGGTCCGCGTTCGCATGCTGCCGCGTCTTCATGCTGATCGAGTAGGCCGCGGAGCGGGCGTAGCGAGATCCACGTGTTCGGCGGGTGGGTCTCGATACGCCGCTGCGCGGCTACTCGACCAGCATGAGCGATCCGCTGCGCGGCTGCTCGACCGGCAGGCAGGGCGTCAGCAGCTGCGCGCGGAGTACCCGGCGGGGATCACCGTGGTGACGGGCGTGCCGTCGACGGTGGCCGTCGCGGTGACGGTGGCCTGGCCGGCGGGCACCGAGGCGGCGCGCGTCGAGAAGGCGGCGGAGGCGTTCTTGCCGGGCAGGACGCCGGTGAACTCCTTCGAGCCGTAGGCGGAGGCGACGGTCATCGAGACGGGGACCGACGCGTTGTTCTGCGCCGTGACCGTCAGGGTGACCTTGCCGGCGATGCAGCGGGTCGTCGCCGTCACCGCGACGGCGAGGGCGGCGGGCGCCTTCAGTGTCACGGTCACGGTCGTCGTCTGCGAGACCGTGCCGTCGGCCGAGGTGACCACGACGGTGCCGACTCCGCCGTTCGCGGTGGTCGGCTGCGTCACGCGCACCCGGGCCGCCGAGTCGGTGGCCACCGCGGTGAGCACCGGCATCGTCGTGCCGTCGACGGTCACGGCGTAGGAGCCGCGGGCCGGATCGAAGCCGGCGACGCCGACTCCGTTCACGCGCAGGGCGCCGAGGGTGGCGACCGCGGCGGGCGAGGCCACCGACTCGTACAGCTTCGTCTCCGACACGATGAGGTGCGTGTTGGCGTAGGCGTTCATCACGACGCGGAAGGCCTTGGCCGTCACCGGCGCGAAGGTCGCGGACAGCGTCGGCGCGGTGCCGTCGGCGGGCGCGGCCAGCGCGACCGCGGACTCGTAGCCGGGGACCGCGGTCCAGGTCGTGCTCGAGGCGCCCTGGTACTGCAGCTGGTAGCTCTGCGCCCAGCTGGTGCCGCCGTCGCGCTGGAACTGCACCGACACCTGCTGCACCTGGCGGGTGGCGGGGAAGGTGTAGGTCAGGCTGCTCTGCGCGGCCTTGGTGCCGCTCGTCCAGTTGGACCAGCCCTTGTCGCCGTCGACGCCGTTGCGGGTGCGCTCCGGTCCGTAGCCCGACTCCGACGAGGTCGCGGTCGCGACGATGCCCGCGTCGGGGTTGAAGTTGCGGAGGGTGCCCGCGGTGACCAGCACCGTCAGTGTGGCGGGGAGGGTCTGGCCGTCGGCCGTCGCGGTGCCGGAGATCGTCACCGATCCGGGCGCCGCGAGCGAGGCGGTGGTCAGCGGCGTCCAGTCCCAAGCGACCGGCACCGCGAAGGTGCTGGTCGAGGCGCCGACGCGGGCCGGCACGGTCGTGGGAGCCGCGGCCTGCACTGCGGCGACGGAGGCTCCGGCGGCGACGGTGAGGGACGCCGGGTCGGTGGCGGTGAGGCCGCCGACGTCGACGAGCGCGGTGACGGGGATCGACTGGCCGAAGAGGTCGGTCGCGGTGCCGGTCACCTCGACGCGGCCGGCGGCGGCGTAGGCCGAGTCGGCCGGCCGCTGCCAGGTGACGGCGACCGGTGCGCCGGTGCCCCAGGCGTACTGCGGCGCGATCGAGGCGGGCAGGGTCGGCGCGACGCCGACGGTGGTGCGGACGGCGACCGTCTGCGCGGCGGACGGGGCGAGGTCGCGCGGCGTCCAGGACTGGTTCGCTCCGCCGTTCGAGCCGTAGACGCCGACCGCGGTGTTCTCGGTGCTGGACTGGCCGTTGACGTCGAGCGAGAGGCCGATCGACTCGTTGACCAGCGTGTAGGCGGTGCCGTCGGTGGTGCTGACGATCCAGCGGGTGGCGGCGTCGGCCTTGGCGGCGTCGACCGAGAGCGTGCGCAGGTCGGTGCCGGCGCTCGTGGCGCCGAGCACGCGGCCGTCGCTGCTCTGCAGCATGACGCGGCGGGTGGCCTCGCGCTCGCCGGGGGCGACCTCGCGGACGGTCCAGCTCTGCTTCGCGGCGGCGGTGGAGTCGGTGGCGAGGGTGGTGATCGTGGTCGCGGCGCCGGTGGGGTTGCCGGTCAGCGCCTTGCCGCTCTGCGTGCCGACCAGCTGGTAGCGGTGGCCGTCGCGCAGCGCGGGGGCGGAGTCGGCGACGCCGGAGACGCCGTCGATCGAGAAGGAGGTGACCGACTTGGCGGGCACCGTGACGGTCGCGGTGCGCGACTCCCGGTCGATGGTGACCGCGGGCTTCGCGACCAGCGCGTTGCCGGTCGGCGCGGCGGCCGAGGCGGCCTGCGTCGTGACGTAGGGGGTGACCGTCGCGCCGGCGGCGATGCTGCCGAAGCGGGAGAGGTCGAGCACGACGGTCTTCGCGGTCGCGCCGGTGTTGGTGTGCACGACGGTCGCGCCGCTGCCGTCGCCGCGGACGGCGGCGGTGGAGGAGGTGTCGTTGGTGGGCATCAGGTGGTCGCCCTCGTGGACGAACTTGGTGAAGTTGCGGATCGTGTTGAACTTCGAGTTCGTCTCGACGCCGCAGACCGGGGCCTTGGTGGAGTCGCCGCCGGCGTCCGCGACGCGGCGCGCGGACTTCCAGACCTCGGCGCCGCCCTCCTGGTACGGCGTGCAGTCGAGGTCGATGAAGATCGAGCCCCAGTTGAGGTTCTCGCCCTTCGGGCTCATGTTGTAGAGGTCCTCGACCGGCTGCCAGAGCACCCAGGCCTTCGGCTCGAGCTCGCGGAGGTCGTCGTTGATGCGGCCCGCGATGCCGAGGCCGTTCTCGATGTTGACCGGGTCGTAGCCCGCGACCCAGTTGCCCTCGATCTCGCTCATCCAGAGGTCCTTGTCGGCCTGCTTGGCGAGGTCGCGGACGGCGAGGCGGTCGGAGGTGCCGTAGGTGTGCACGTTCATCCGGTCGACCTCGGCGCGGACGGCGGCGGAGTAGGCGGCCCAGTTGGTCTTGAAGATGCTGGGGTTGGTCTCGTCCATCGCGGCGATGCCGGCGTCGCTCGAGGAAGCGGCGAGGGCGGCGGCGACGTCGGGGATCAGGTCGGCCTGGCGGGTCGGGCCCATGTGCATGCCCTCCTGCCGTCCGCCGGTCGGGACGCCGTTGGTGAGCTGCGTGCCCCAGTAGTTGGTGTTCGGCTCGTTGAACGGGTCGAGGGTGTCGAACTCGATGCCGTACTCGTCCTCCATGTGCGCGGTGACGGTCGCGAGGTACTGCGCGAACTTCGCCTCCGCGGCGGGCTTCAGCTGCTCGCTCGAGGCGTTGAAGCCGCCGGAGACGTAGCCGCTCTCGGTCATGAAGTAGGGGGCGGAGTTGGCGAACGCCTCCCAGTGCGAGATCTGCTTCTCCTCGGCGAGCTTCTCGACCCACCAGCGCTGCGTCTCGTCGCTCGTCCAGTCGTAGGAGGAGGCGTCGCCGGCGTTCCACTTCGCCAGGAGCGCGTCGCGGTCGGCGTAGTTCGTGCTGGTGCCGCCGTAGGTCGCGGCGTCGCCGGCCGGGTTCTGCTTCCACCAGCCCTCGACCGCGCCGCCGGGGCGGAGGTAGTCCTTCACGTCGGAGGCGTTGCCGCCGCCGATGTTGTAGCGGGCGATGTTCAGGTCGAGGCCGTCGTCGCCGAAGACCTTCTGGTAGAGCTCCTCGCGGAGGGCCTCCGGGTAGTTCCCGGTGGCGTTGGCGAACCAGACCAGGCTGGTGCCCCAGCCCTCGAACGACTCGCCCGCGGCGGCGGGGTTGGGGGTGATGCGGAAGGCGTCGGCGGCCTGCGCGGGGGCGGCGGCCGCGGGGAGCGCGAGCAGCGCTCCGGCGGCGAGGGCGGCGCTCGTGGCGAGCGCGGCGATCCGGCCCGCCTTCCGGCGAGTGCGTCTGGCAGTGGACATGGACATCGATGCGTCTCTCTTTCAACTCTGAAAGGGGAGCTGTTCACGTGAACACGCCCGTGGCCTCCGACCCTACATGTTGACGTCAACAGGCGGAAGGGCCGCGGGCGGGCGGAGGGGCGGCGCTCAGACCGTGCGCGGGCGCTCCCGGAACGCCTCGGGCTCGCACTGGATGGTGGCGTGGTCGATGCCGTGGTCGTCGTGCAGGACGGCGAGCACTCCGGCGAGGGCCTCGCGGTAGTCGGCGTCGGGGGCGACGACGATGTGGCCGGTCGCGCTCTCCATGCCGGAGGTGATGGTCCAGACGTGCAGGTCGTGCAGGGCGAGCACGCCGGGGACCGCGCAGACGTCGCGCTCGACCGCGGCGAGGTCGACGTGCGCGGGCGCCGACTCCATCAGGATCCCGAGCGCCTGGCGGGTCAGCGACCAGGTGCGCGGCAGGATCAGCAGGCCGATCAGCACGCC
Proteins encoded in this window:
- a CDS encoding glycoside hydrolase; its protein translation is MSTARRTRRKAGRIAALATSAALAAGALLALPAAAAPAQAADAFRITPNPAAAGESFEGWGTSLVWFANATGNYPEALREELYQKVFGDDGLDLNIARYNIGGGNASDVKDYLRPGGAVEGWWKQNPAGDAATYGGTSTNYADRDALLAKWNAGDASSYDWTSDETQRWWVEKLAEEKQISHWEAFANSAPYFMTESGYVSGGFNASSEQLKPAAEAKFAQYLATVTAHMEDEYGIEFDTLDPFNEPNTNYWGTQLTNGVPTGGRQEGMHMGPTRQADLIPDVAAALAASSSDAGIAAMDETNPSIFKTNWAAYSAAVRAEVDRMNVHTYGTSDRLAVRDLAKQADKDLWMSEIEGNWVAGYDPVNIENGLGIAGRINDDLRELEPKAWVLWQPVEDLYNMSPKGENLNWGSIFIDLDCTPYQEGGAEVWKSARRVADAGGDSTKAPVCGVETNSKFNTIRNFTKFVHEGDHLMPTNDTSSTAAVRGDGSGATVVHTNTGATAKTVVLDLSRFGSIAAGATVTPYVTTQAASAAAPTGNALVAKPAVTIDRESRTATVTVPAKSVTSFSIDGVSGVADSAPALRDGHRYQLVGTQSGKALTGNPTGAATTITTLATDSTAAAKQSWTVREVAPGEREATRRVMLQSSDGRVLGATSAGTDLRTLSVDAAKADAATRWIVSTTDGTAYTLVNESIGLSLDVNGQSSTENTAVGVYGSNGGANQSWTPRDLAPSAAQTVAVRTTVGVAPTLPASIAPQYAWGTGAPVAVTWQRPADSAYAAAGRVEVTGTATDLFGQSIPVTALVDVGGLTATDPASLTVAAGASVAAVQAAAPTTVPARVGASTSTFAVPVAWDWTPLTTASLAAPGSVTISGTATADGQTLPATLTVLVTAGTLRNFNPDAGIVATATSSESGYGPERTRNGVDGDKGWSNWTSGTKAAQSSLTYTFPATRQVQQVSVQFQRDGGTSWAQSYQLQYQGASSTTWTAVPGYESAVALAAPADGTAPTLSATFAPVTAKAFRVVMNAYANTHLIVSETKLYESVASPAAVATLGALRVNGVGVAGFDPARGSYAVTVDGTTMPVLTAVATDSAARVRVTQPTTANGGVGTVVVTSADGTVSQTTTVTVTLKAPAALAVAVTATTRCIAGKVTLTVTAQNNASVPVSMTVASAYGSKEFTGVLPGKNASAAFSTRAASVPAGQATVTATATVDGTPVTTVIPAGYSARSC